The Hymenobacter sp. GOD-10R genome includes a window with the following:
- a CDS encoding cold-shock protein translates to MSTGTVKFFNETKGFGFIKPDGGGEDVFVHASNLMQPVRDNDKVEYDVQQGKKGLNAVKVRLIS, encoded by the coding sequence ATGAGTACCGGTACCGTAAAATTTTTCAATGAGACCAAGGGTTTCGGTTTTATCAAGCCGGATGGCGGTGGTGAGGATGTTTTCGTGCATGCCTCGAACCTGATGCAACCCGTTCGCGACAACGACAAAGTAGAATATGATGTGCAGCAGGGCAAAAAAGGCCTGAATGCCGTTAAAGTACGTCTTATCAGCTAG
- a CDS encoding SDR family oxidoreductase encodes MPHTILITGATGTVGSELVLDLANRGVTVRAGVHSIIKGDRLRHIYPDTQLVEIDYARPATLHVALTGVERLFLATPFVENQVALAKQVIDVAKQAGVQQIVRLSVAGADATPGIQLGRWHREVEEYLEQSGIPYTFVRPNSFMQNFVNHNSESICQEDKFYLPLGNGAISYVDVRDIASVAANILTADIAQHQSKAYTLTGPAALTGEEVAAAISQATGRPIAYVDVPEAAARQAMSQAPQWMTDAMLELHALGKAGHAAAVTSTVEELAGRPAYTFEQFAQDYHQHFQPAS; translated from the coding sequence ATGCCTCATACCATTCTTATTACGGGCGCTACCGGCACGGTGGGCTCTGAGCTTGTACTAGACCTAGCGAACCGCGGAGTCACGGTGCGAGCTGGCGTACATTCCATCATCAAAGGCGACCGGCTGCGGCATATCTATCCCGATACCCAACTCGTCGAAATAGATTACGCCCGCCCCGCAACGTTGCATGTAGCGCTTACGGGCGTCGAGCGGCTGTTTTTGGCTACGCCTTTTGTCGAAAACCAAGTAGCGCTAGCTAAGCAAGTCATCGACGTGGCGAAGCAAGCCGGCGTGCAGCAGATTGTGCGTCTTTCAGTAGCTGGGGCCGATGCTACACCGGGTATTCAACTTGGGCGCTGGCATCGGGAGGTGGAAGAATACCTGGAGCAAAGCGGCATACCCTACACCTTCGTGCGCCCTAATAGCTTCATGCAAAACTTCGTCAATCACAACAGCGAGTCTATTTGCCAGGAAGATAAGTTCTATCTACCGTTGGGCAACGGCGCCATCAGCTACGTAGACGTGCGCGATATTGCCTCAGTAGCAGCTAACATCTTGACGGCTGATATTGCCCAACATCAGAGCAAAGCGTACACGCTTACGGGTCCAGCTGCTCTCACCGGCGAGGAGGTAGCCGCAGCTATCAGCCAAGCGACCGGCCGGCCCATCGCCTACGTGGATGTACCAGAGGCTGCCGCCCGCCAAGCCATGAGCCAAGCCCCACAGTGGATGACGGATGCTATGCTGGAACTTCACGCGCTAGGAAAAGCAGGTCATGCCGCTGCGGTTACCTCCACCGTGGAAGAGCTAGCCGGCCGACCAGCGTACACGTTTGAGCAGTTTGCGCAAGATTATCATCAGCACTTTCAGCCTGCTTCGTAG
- a CDS encoding helix-hairpin-helix domain-containing protein has translation MKVKQVRPYTPQSSFLTKSQTIIRRYFGFSRRETSGFVVLVTLLLLWLFVPALLRPALPHYDPAADQRQLNEVAAELAAQRQPRTFSDRRYPRRSYAARVPVAQVSLAPFDPNMLTPLDWEARGLPHFVAERIVHFRDVIGGFKAKEQIRRTYGLPDSVYARLAPYILLPDQLPSRTTRFSSSPDRFAGKFTARPSFPPSKFARKPAHLAAFDLNTADTTQLMQIRGIGRGISARIVAYRAQLGGFVRAEQMAEIYSLRDAPDLVDSLRKYTFVKASFAPASLDVNTASFDELQSHPYMGKRLARVVVAFRQQHGPFKQPDDLRQIRILDDATFEKLKPYLRF, from the coding sequence ATGAAAGTCAAACAAGTTAGGCCCTATACGCCCCAGAGCTCTTTCTTAACTAAAAGTCAAACCATTATCCGGCGCTATTTTGGCTTTTCACGCCGCGAAACGTCTGGCTTTGTGGTGCTGGTGACGTTGCTGCTGCTCTGGTTGTTTGTCCCGGCGCTATTGCGTCCCGCCTTGCCTCACTACGACCCGGCCGCCGATCAGCGCCAACTGAATGAAGTAGCCGCCGAGCTAGCTGCTCAGCGCCAGCCCCGCACCTTCTCGGATCGGCGCTACCCGCGTCGCAGCTACGCCGCCCGAGTGCCCGTGGCTCAGGTCTCCCTTGCGCCTTTCGACCCTAATATGCTCACGCCTCTCGATTGGGAAGCGCGCGGGTTGCCGCACTTTGTGGCCGAGCGTATTGTGCACTTCCGCGACGTTATTGGTGGCTTCAAGGCTAAGGAGCAGATTCGACGCACTTACGGCCTGCCGGATTCGGTGTATGCGCGCTTGGCTCCGTACATCCTGCTGCCGGACCAGCTACCGTCGCGGACGACTCGTTTCTCTTCTAGTCCTGACCGCTTCGCCGGCAAATTCACCGCGCGGCCTAGCTTCCCGCCTAGCAAGTTTGCCCGCAAGCCCGCGCACTTAGCAGCTTTCGACCTGAATACCGCCGATACGACGCAGCTGATGCAGATCCGTGGCATTGGACGCGGTATCTCGGCGCGCATTGTGGCCTATCGGGCGCAGCTTGGTGGCTTCGTGCGGGCCGAGCAGATGGCCGAAATCTACAGCCTTCGCGACGCGCCCGACCTCGTGGACAGCTTGCGTAAATACACCTTCGTGAAAGCTAGCTTCGCTCCGGCCTCGCTCGATGTGAATACGGCCAGCTTTGATGAGCTACAAAGTCACCCCTACATGGGCAAGCGATTAGCGCGCGTGGTGGTGGCGTTTCGGCAGCAACACGGGCCGTTCAAACAACCCGACGACCTGCGTCAGATCCGCATTTTGGACGACGCTACCTTTGAAAAGCTCAAGCCGTACCTGCGTTTTTGA
- the ricT gene encoding regulatory iron-sulfur-containing complex subunit RicT — protein MACTSCSSGGGCSSSAKGCGSKGGCSSGGCTRLNVFDWLQDVDLPSDFKEFDLVEIRFKGGRKDFFRNNSRLPLVTGDAVVVEAAGNGWHLGHVSLKGELVRLQMRKKKVPVDSKEIRSILRVATTQDVERWDAVRDLETGTMFRARSVVEELKLKMKLSDVEYQADRTRATFFYSAEDRVDFRDLIRRLADEFRVRVEMRQISLRHEAGRLGGIGSCGRELCCSTWLTDFKSVSTTAARYQNLSLNPAKLSGQCGRLKCCLNYELDTYLDALKDIPQVQRPLQTEKGEAFLQKTDIFKKRMWFAFRGDNNWVMIPTERVREIQDLNKRGEKPENLLAPVQEEERAPEVSAHVEGNLDRLDDKIKASKRSKRKKKKVSAEQGQPVVAAPAPKPNQPQKEKPQAPKAPTSVPSAEAASSATGAAEAQSEARRPRGSAARPLNRRNNRNRSDKDNKEGNKPEGANGENRRAEAPRPPRGNEPRSPRPAPNSAAEGNERSGRPTRRGPRPPRPGGGDAPAGAPSSPAS, from the coding sequence GTGGCTTGCACTTCTTGTTCCTCCGGGGGCGGCTGCTCTTCCTCAGCGAAGGGTTGCGGCTCCAAAGGTGGTTGCAGCTCTGGAGGCTGCACCCGTCTCAATGTATTCGACTGGCTTCAGGACGTAGACCTGCCCAGCGACTTTAAAGAATTTGACCTCGTCGAGATTCGCTTCAAAGGCGGTCGTAAAGACTTCTTCCGCAATAATTCACGCTTACCCCTCGTCACTGGCGACGCTGTGGTCGTAGAGGCTGCCGGTAACGGCTGGCACCTAGGTCATGTGTCGTTGAAAGGGGAGTTGGTGCGCTTGCAGATGCGCAAGAAAAAGGTGCCCGTTGATTCCAAGGAAATTCGCTCGATTCTGCGCGTGGCTACCACCCAAGATGTGGAGCGCTGGGACGCCGTGCGTGACCTTGAAACAGGCACTATGTTCCGGGCCCGCTCAGTGGTAGAGGAGCTGAAGCTGAAAATGAAGCTCTCCGACGTGGAGTACCAGGCCGACCGTACCCGTGCCACCTTCTTCTACTCGGCGGAAGACCGCGTGGACTTCCGTGACCTGATCCGTCGCCTCGCCGATGAGTTTCGGGTGCGCGTGGAGATGCGCCAAATTTCTTTGCGCCACGAGGCTGGTCGCCTAGGTGGCATTGGCTCGTGCGGGCGGGAGCTGTGCTGCTCTACGTGGCTCACCGACTTCAAGAGCGTGAGCACGACGGCCGCGCGTTACCAAAACCTAAGCCTCAACCCTGCTAAGCTTTCGGGGCAGTGTGGCCGCCTGAAGTGCTGCCTGAACTACGAGCTCGACACTTACCTCGACGCGCTCAAGGACATTCCGCAGGTGCAACGCCCACTCCAAACCGAGAAAGGGGAGGCTTTCCTGCAAAAAACCGACATCTTCAAGAAGCGGATGTGGTTTGCTTTCCGGGGTGATAATAACTGGGTGATGATCCCCACGGAACGCGTGCGCGAGATTCAGGATTTGAACAAGCGCGGCGAAAAGCCCGAAAACCTCCTAGCTCCTGTGCAGGAAGAGGAGCGCGCGCCAGAGGTATCGGCTCACGTGGAGGGCAACCTCGACCGCCTCGATGATAAGATTAAGGCAAGCAAGCGTAGCAAGCGCAAGAAGAAAAAAGTTAGTGCTGAGCAGGGGCAACCTGTAGTTGCTGCGCCCGCACCAAAGCCCAACCAGCCGCAAAAAGAAAAGCCCCAAGCTCCTAAAGCTCCAACTTCAGTACCTAGTGCCGAGGCGGCATCCAGTGCGACCGGAGCAGCGGAGGCGCAATCTGAAGCACGCCGGCCGCGTGGTTCGGCTGCACGACCCCTCAACCGCCGAAACAACCGTAACCGGTCAGACAAAGACAACAAAGAAGGCAACAAGCCGGAAGGAGCCAATGGCGAAAATCGCCGGGCAGAGGCGCCACGCCCGCCGCGTGGCAACGAGCCGCGTTCACCACGGCCAGCACCTAACTCGGCCGCCGAGGGCAATGAGCGAAGTGGCCGCCCAACGCGGCGCGGACCTCGGCCGCCCCGCCCGGGCGGTGGTGATGCTCCGGCTGGCGCTCCTTCTTCTCCCGCTTCCTAA
- a CDS encoding gliding motility lipoprotein GldH gives MRKLIHLWLALGMVLGLAACDPNRVFEKNTDLDNNRWVVQVKPTFEFEIPDTTQRYDIYINIRNTLSYGYYNLYVKHTLTGPDNKRISQLLHQMLLMDPQTGEPRGSGTGDIFDHQFLALPNQHFRHPGTYKIVLEQYMRQDQLPDIMSVGIRVAKAGEPKK, from the coding sequence ATGCGTAAACTGATTCACTTGTGGCTAGCTCTGGGCATGGTGCTCGGGCTAGCTGCCTGCGACCCTAACCGGGTATTTGAGAAAAATACTGACCTCGATAACAACCGATGGGTGGTGCAAGTAAAGCCCACGTTTGAGTTTGAGATACCCGACACCACGCAGCGTTACGACATCTACATCAACATCCGTAACACGCTGTCGTACGGCTACTACAATCTTTACGTGAAGCATACGCTCACGGGCCCTGACAACAAACGCATTTCGCAGCTGCTGCACCAGATGCTGCTGATGGATCCGCAAACTGGCGAACCACGCGGCAGTGGCACCGGCGACATTTTCGACCACCAGTTTCTGGCGTTACCTAATCAGCATTTTCGCCACCCTGGCACCTACAAGATTGTGCTGGAACAATACATGCGCCAAGACCAGCTGCCCGATATTATGTCGGTGGGAATACGCGTAGCGAAAGCAGGCGAACCCAAGAAATAG
- a CDS encoding cold-shock protein, producing MKTGKVKFFNESKGFGFIVQDENNQDIFVHQTGLIHEIRENDRVSFEVIEGKKGLNAVKVERI from the coding sequence ATGAAAACAGGCAAAGTGAAGTTCTTTAATGAATCAAAGGGCTTCGGTTTTATCGTTCAAGACGAAAACAACCAAGATATCTTCGTACACCAGACTGGCCTTATCCACGAAATCCGCGAAAATGACCGAGTATCTTTCGAGGTTATCGAAGGAAAGAAAGGTTTGAATGCCGTTAAGGTAGAGCGTATCTAA